catttaaaatatatctagacattcttaggatgctcaccaagtcccaaccaagagttgctctttccttatacatgtgttggacattaatgtatgcttatacattaatcttgcaaatgtcactttgcaagtaaaacttacatagtctTAGTTTAAGGCTATGTTATCACTATGTGCTTAATTCTAAGTTTACTTAGTAATCTCTTACTGGTCATTACAtgtatattacttgactacttgctattagtaCATGTGTATCATTTGACTATGTGTTAAGTGCTAAATGATATGCAGTTATTTAATATATGTATGAACCATGTCTTGCTATGAGTTACAAGTTGGATTTcaccaactagtatttggactacttcattaTATGCTTATATTACTTGAATAATATTtgaaatgtcataatctagtaaacttgaaagacAATAAAACATTAACACATATAGGTTTGCTTAAAtccaaaattaagtttatgaataagtttaaacttgattaacttgatgtcttgcaacatgcttaattgttattacttgcttaatttgtcaagacatcattaccatacttaattaattataaacaagttcaaatttgaatactagcatgctttgtgattaaagtaggtttgtgtcatcaatgacatgttgactaacCAATAGAGATTTaataaatgtgttaattacaaataaatgATTATGGCAAAActaagattgcctcaaatgattatcatgacttgtatccaagaatgttagactttccactttgaacATGACAAGTCACCATCatggcaatacatccaaggtaaatggacatttaatgcatatagtacttgtataggagtTGGGTATctttttgcaggtgttaaatgaattaaagtgtccaaagagtgatgtccaaaactgattcaaacggctatacaacggatatataTTTTGAACTCAAACACGTGTGGTCGACCCACAGTCGACCGTGGGTCAAGCCTCAGACAGGGCTGActctttatctctccatataaatagcaagacttggagaactttgaagacttggaccacTTGCATGcaacaactcaaaatcatcagagaatcacaagaacataacatttatacatatgtttgtgattagcaagagaagttttataatctcatagattataaaaggggtgtttgtaaacttactttTAAATTCTAATCTTTGTAAGTTTGCATAGTGATGTAATAATTTTTAGAATTGTATTAGGATTATCATCACTGGAaaagggtgagtctttgtactttgtaattagaagtaTATGCTAACTTAGCTATCTTCTTCCTTAAAgagaactagggagttgattaatctcattggagattaatacttgttcaaattgaagacaagttgatctaagttggaggtaatctttcaaagggatataaggattaggtttgttgtctaaggagaagtacaaggcttgtaaatcgaaTTCTCCACCGGATTTAGAGAGagttgcttagtgaagcaagaaatcccgattagtgaatcggggagtggattaaggtggattagctaACATCCACCCAAACCACTGTAAATCCtggtgtttatgttctttactataCATTCTGCACTATTACAAACATAAATAcaccacacattggtttgagttgattaaggtgatcaagtattgttcaaatcttattgatcatcgaaaaagttttaaaaattgtattaggtaactattcaccccccatcTAGTTACTTACACCTTGTTCTTCTGGCTCCACCTCAGATTCAGTGTGTTGTTGAGATGCCAATTCATACTCACAATTCCTTTCATCAGCTAATACTTCTAAGGCATATAATTGTCTAAAGCATTTATGCCCTAGCACATACCTTTGATCACAGTAGAAACACAAATTTGTGTCCCTTCTTTCTTCAATTTCCTTTTGTGTTAGTTGTCTCCTTCCACTCAACTTCCCTTGACTCCTTGTATTATTAGAAGGTGTTTTACTAATGGCTAGTGGTGTAATACTTGCAGGTGAACCACTATTTCTTGATTGATGGTTAGAGTTGTAAGGAGCTTTAGCAGTATAAGCATTGGTGGTGGTTCTTGGACTACACAAAATTGAATTTTGCATTTTCTTCATTACATTAGTAGCTTCATCTTGCATTCTAGCCAAACTCATAAcatctttaaaaaaaaattgggCCTAAACATTCTCACTGAATTTCAATTTCCTTCTGTAGCCCAGTCAAATACCAACTTATTGACTGTTTTTCTGTGATATCCACCTTGTTCACTAGGACCTCAAATTCATCATTATAAGCTTGTAATGAATATGTGTGCATTAACTTCTTAATCTCCCCAAGTGGATCTTCAATACTGGTGATAAATCGTTTTAAGATAGCTTCTTGATACTCATTCCAATCAATATTTGGTCCATAGTTCTTAATGAACTGCTAATGCCAAACCAAAGCTTTCTTGAACATGTGTATAGAAGCTATTCTTACCTTGTCAACATCTTCAATATGATCCACTGTAAAATATTGATTACATCTATACAGCCAGCCCTTCACATCATCACCTTCAAATTTTGGAAAATCTAACTTTGTCAAATGAGTTAATTGCTGACATGCACCCCTCTGATGTGTGCCTTCGCCATTTTTGATCTTGTTGACTTCTGTAGTCAAATATTGTTGCTGAAGAATGATGCCATCAACCTTGTGACCGATCGGACCAACCACTGCATCAATTCAAGTGTTGAATTGTGCAGACATCTCCTGAATGGTGCGAGTCAAGTTAGCAATGGCTAACTGTACTGCTTCTGGCATGACGTCATCGTTAGACCTTGTATTAACCACCATTGTTGTGATTAAATCGAATTGCTTCAGAattaaagctctgataccactaaaTAAGTTAACCTTAGATCGATTAACCGGAGTTAACTATCGAATTGACCTAAAAGTTCTATAATTTGAGAAAGAACAATGGAGTCAAATTGTATTTTATTACAATTGAAATTGAGATTGTTTACAGAGAGAAGAATAAGATTACAACTGAAATACTGATTACATTCTTGTTACAATTTGTATTTAACTACTAACAATTCTAATTACTGCTCGTAACAACCAACCACTTGCAACAGAATTAACAATTGAGCTGAACTGCATCGACTGGTGATTTGAATTGGAAGAGAAGGTCACTTGCACTTCACAATTTGCCCCCATTTTAAGTTATCACGTGATTAGCATGTGATTTATTTAAATGTAACACATCACTTATCTTTCCAGAATtcgagtcgaaattagggtttaatcTCTTCGGGTGATTCGTTTATCCCTCGAAAGATTCATGCGGCTTCCTTTGTTGGTGCTGGATTAGGTGTTACTTCGCGTTTTCATTCCGTTAATTGTGGCAACTATGAACAACGAACGTCATCGAAGACAAGTTAGTTTAATCACCGCTTAATTATTATACTAATTTTTTTCCGCCAATTTCAATTTTCAAAATACGATTATCATTGACCTCTTCTATATTTAGTTCTTCAACTAGTTCGGGTATTAGACTATCATCGGGTTAAGCAAGGTGTGTTTTGTTTATAAATGCTTGTTTATATTGTTGACTGTTGCTTGCAATTGTTTGATTATAGTGCTCGACTATTTTTTCGATGTATTTTAGTTTTTAGTGGTATTCTAATCTTTGTATATTTAGTTCTTCAACGTCTAATTAGCTTTTTTAACACGTCTAATTAACAATTTTTGTAGTAGTGTCGGACCACAATCATCGTCGGGTGGATTCCCTTCTGATCATCAATAATAAAGCAAGTAAGTATTCATATAAATCTTTATATCAAAATTAATTAGAATGAGTAAGTTTTCACAATTATTATCTAAGAAAAACACTTCTGGAAAAGAGAATTCTTACATCAGCTTAACATACATCAGATGTATTATAAGCTGCTGTAGACAAAATTTTGTCTTTTTTTCTGAATATAAACAATGATTACTAACTCcagaaattaaaaaaataatatctaAAATTGAACATCTTACTTGAAAGATATAATAAAATAAATTTGCTTATCTCCTTATCCCGAAAGAGTGTTTATCCTATGATCTCTCCCTatatatattcttcattatttcccTAAATCTatctatacatctatatatattatctatatataacATAAAGATTTCTGCCACATGTCATCTTCTCATTACCGCTACCACATGTCACTCTGTTAAATTTAATttcaattatcatttttattgaattAAATTTAatgatatactttttatatattttctaaaaataaaataacaaaatatacaacttaaataaaattaataaaatttaatttcaCATGTCATCTTTTATTAAATTCAATGATTTATTTTCTAAAATCAATATAACAAAATATACAGAGTACAACATAAGTAAAATGACTAAAAAATTGTATTCTTATTAAATCATGAAAACATTCCCTGCAATTAAAACTTCAGTAGTAGACTTGGCATTAATATCAAATTGATGTTGTATAATGAAATATTATTTTTCTTCCTTGATACTACGTGTCCTTTTATCAATCCAATTTGTTACTTTTGTTTGTTTGATAATGTTGTGAATTTAATTATACTTTTTATTTGAACATTTCATCAATGAATTCATTTATAAATCAAAAATATTATACACAAtaaatgttttaaatatttataattaattactTTAAAACATTTCATACTATTTTATTTTCTGACACTATTACACTtgaaaaatattttataatttggAAGTACTTTTCTTCTATAGATTAATTAATTTTTTGATAACATTATTGATGATAAATgtttaaattttaatatttatatttacacggTCTATCATTTTGTTCGATAACGTTTTGAGTAATGATTTAAATTTCATTGTATTTTTTAGTTTGGACTTCCACTAGATGAATCCATATATAAATCGATAACATTACACACGATGAATGTCTTAAATTTAAAAGTAATTTACGTTTATACATATACAtagtattattttatttttcaataaCATTACACACGATGAATGTTTTAAAATTTATTGTACCTTTTATTTAAAAATTTCATTGATGAATTCATTTATAAATCGTTAACATTTCACGCGAtgaatatttttgaatttttatatttaattacattaAAACATTCAATACTCTATTATTTTATGACAGTATTACACTCGATGAATGTTTAAATTTTTTGAGTACTTTTTATTTGAAGTTTTGCAAATTAATCAATTAGTTTTATAGATTAAGATAGATTGTTTCGGTGTCTAGTTTGGTTTTTATTAGTTATATCTTGATTTGTGTCTAATGTTGCATTTGTTTATTATTTTGGTTTGTTTTAGGAATCAAGGTTAACAAGTTAGGTGGTTACTGCGCTTCGCAGCGGTTAACGATCGGTTAAAAAGGAAGGAAATAAAGAagtaatgaatttttttttttacaaaaacaggTCGGGTTAACCGGACCGGGTTGACCCGGGGTTACTGTTCATTAGTGTTGTCAACCCcatgtaattttatttatatttgaaTTTGTGTCTACTGGtacaattttttattattttgtttgttTTAGGAATTGAGGTTAGCAAGTTAGATGATTACCGCGCATCGCGGTGTTAAACGATTAGTTAAAAAGGAAggagtaaaagaaaaaaaaatcaaaaacagGTCGGGTCGTGTCGTG
This window of the Rutidosis leptorrhynchoides isolate AG116_Rl617_1_P2 chromosome 7, CSIRO_AGI_Rlap_v1, whole genome shotgun sequence genome carries:
- the LOC139859206 gene encoding uncharacterized protein; its protein translation is MGANCEVQVTFSSNSNHQSMQFSSIVNSVASVVGPIGHKVDGIILQQQYLTTEVNKIKNGEGTHQRGACQQLTHLTKLDFPKFEGDDVKGWLYRCNQYFTVDHIEDVDKFIKNYGPNIDWNEYQEAILKRFITSIEDPLGEIKKLMHTYSLQAYNDEFEVLVNKVDITEKQSISWYLTGLQKEIEIQ